One Thioclava electrotropha DNA segment encodes these proteins:
- a CDS encoding GNAT family N-acetyltransferase — MIRPAREDDLPRIAEIAEAAFSRYIPRIGRPPAPMLADHAAELPHLWVCEGTSGVAGYIGLFADDGPPPRLQIEPVAVDPAAQGQGIGRQLMAFAEARAREIGATKLWLYANAAMEESRAVYARLGFIERDRRMDGGYDRVFLDKDLTA; from the coding sequence ATGATCCGCCCGGCGCGCGAGGACGACCTGCCGCGCATTGCGGAGATCGCCGAGGCCGCCTTCTCCCGATACATTCCCCGGATCGGCCGCCCACCCGCACCGATGCTCGCCGATCATGCCGCCGAGCTTCCGCATCTCTGGGTCTGCGAGGGAACGAGCGGGGTCGCGGGCTATATCGGGCTCTTTGCGGATGACGGCCCACCGCCCCGGTTGCAGATCGAGCCCGTCGCCGTCGACCCGGCCGCTCAGGGCCAGGGGATCGGGCGGCAGTTGATGGCGTTCGCCGAGGCGCGCGCCCGCGAGATCGGCGCGACAAAGCTGTGGCTTTACGCCAATGCCGCGATGGAGGAGAGCCGCGCGGTCTATGCGCGGCTCGGTTTTATCGAGCGCGACCGCCGGATGGATGGCGGCTATGACCGGGTGTTTCTGGACAAAGACCTGACCGCCTGA
- the rsmA gene encoding 16S rRNA (adenine(1518)-N(6)/adenine(1519)-N(6))-dimethyltransferase RsmA, which yields MATIDGLPPLREVLQTHDLVAKKSLGQNFLLDLNLTAKIARSAGDLTGADVLEVGPGPGGLTRGLLAEGARKVLAIEKDMRCLPALAEIAEAYPGRLEVINGDALQIDPLAHLTPPIKIAANLPYNVGTELLVRWLTPKEWPPFWESLTLMFQREVAERIVAKPGSKHYGRLAILAQWRAEAKIVMSLPPEAFTPAPKVHSAVVHLRALPEPRYPADAATLSRVVAAGFNQRRKMLRASLKGVAPDIEAKLEQAGIAPTERAERVTLEQFCRLARIVAGQE from the coding sequence ATGGCCACGATCGACGGGCTGCCGCCGCTGCGCGAGGTTCTGCAGACGCATGATCTGGTGGCAAAGAAGAGCCTCGGGCAGAACTTCCTGCTGGATCTGAACCTGACCGCGAAGATCGCGCGGTCTGCGGGCGATCTGACGGGCGCGGATGTGCTGGAGGTCGGCCCCGGCCCCGGCGGCCTGACGCGCGGGCTTCTGGCCGAAGGCGCGCGCAAGGTCCTCGCGATCGAGAAAGACATGCGCTGCCTGCCCGCTCTGGCCGAGATCGCCGAGGCCTATCCGGGGCGGCTCGAAGTGATCAATGGCGATGCGCTGCAGATCGATCCGCTCGCGCATCTGACGCCGCCGATCAAGATCGCTGCGAACCTGCCCTATAACGTGGGCACCGAGTTGCTGGTGCGTTGGCTGACGCCGAAAGAGTGGCCGCCCTTCTGGGAAAGCCTGACGCTGATGTTCCAGCGCGAGGTGGCCGAGCGGATCGTGGCGAAGCCGGGCAGCAAGCATTACGGGCGGCTCGCGATCCTCGCGCAGTGGCGTGCCGAGGCGAAAATCGTGATGAGCCTGCCGCCCGAAGCCTTCACGCCCGCGCCAAAGGTTCATTCCGCGGTGGTGCATCTGCGCGCCCTGCCCGAGCCGCGCTATCCGGCCGATGCGGCGACGCTCAGCCGGGTCGTAGCTGCGGGCTTCAACCAGCGCCGCAAGATGCTGCGCGCCTCATTGAAAGGCGTGGCCCCCGATATCGAGGCGAAGCTGGAGCAGGCCGGGATCGCGCCCACCGAGCGCGCCGAACGGGTAACACTGGAGCAGTTCTGCCGGCTTGCGCGCATCGTCGCGGGTCAGGAATGA
- a CDS encoding DUF4167 domain-containing protein, with protein MRSSKSRSRNKSNRQRSMGNIVNRVFDSSGPEGKVRGTPQQIIDKYLQLARDAQLGNDRVAEQNFLQHAEHYTRMLGEAQKEQAREQEARNQQRQQNNQNNGNQNNGGQNNGGQNQGGQNNGGNGQNNGQNHAQQDDGQNEAQSKGEAQDNNTSERREERSEAKSSGRNKRAESPEMMPPMPQLELEEDSTLVETPESRSSEEAPKAAEQPEKAEKAEKAEKPKRPRAPRKPRAPKADKAEKAEASAELPKASGE; from the coding sequence ATGAGATCTTCGAAATCCCGTTCGCGCAATAAGTCGAACCGTCAACGGTCGATGGGCAATATCGTTAACCGCGTCTTCGACAGCTCCGGCCCCGAAGGCAAGGTGCGCGGTACGCCGCAGCAGATCATCGATAAATATCTTCAGCTTGCGCGCGATGCGCAGCTCGGCAACGATCGCGTGGCCGAACAGAACTTCCTGCAGCACGCAGAGCATTACACGCGAATGCTGGGCGAGGCGCAGAAAGAACAGGCTCGCGAGCAAGAGGCCCGCAACCAGCAGCGCCAGCAAAACAACCAGAACAATGGCAACCAGAACAATGGTGGCCAGAATAACGGTGGTCAGAACCAAGGCGGCCAGAACAACGGTGGCAACGGTCAGAATAACGGCCAGAACCACGCTCAGCAGGACGACGGCCAGAACGAGGCCCAGTCGAAGGGTGAAGCTCAGGACAACAATACGTCCGAGCGTCGCGAAGAGCGCAGCGAGGCGAAATCCTCCGGTCGCAACAAGCGCGCCGAAAGCCCCGAGATGATGCCGCCGATGCCGCAGCTGGAGCTCGAAGAGGATTCCACCCTCGTCGAGACACCGGAAAGCCGTAGCAGCGAAGAGGCACCGAAAGCCGCGGAACAGCCTGAGAAGGCTGAGAAAGCGGAAAAGGCCGAAAAGCCCAAGCGTCCGCGCGCCCCGCGCAAGCCGCGCGCCCCGAAAGCCGACAAGGCTGAAAAGGCAGAGGCGAGCGCCGAGCTGCCCAAAGCGTCTGGCGAGTAA
- the prmC gene encoding peptide chain release factor N(5)-glutamine methyltransferase — translation MRAQDALVAATRRLREAGIEGAQTDARRLLAHALQIAPDRLTLALQDPLPEDATARFEAALTAREARQPVAQITGKRLFWGHEFRVTRDTLDPRPETELLVEVALERPFVHALDLGTGTGCILISLLKSMPFAAGTGTDLSDAALEVAKSNAEALGVAKRAKFLISDWFANVPGRYDLIVSNPPYIAEAEMAGLSQDVREWEPLSALTPGGDGLDAYRAIARGAGARLLAGGRLAVEIGPTQAQAVSDLFAAQGFERIETRQDLDGRDRVVLAHKSGDTADCGAS, via the coding sequence GTGAGGGCGCAGGATGCGTTGGTCGCCGCGACGCGGCGTCTGCGCGAGGCCGGGATCGAGGGCGCGCAGACCGACGCGCGCAGGCTTTTGGCCCATGCGCTCCAGATCGCACCCGACCGACTGACGCTCGCGCTGCAAGACCCGCTGCCGGAGGACGCTACTGCCCGGTTCGAGGCGGCACTCACCGCCCGCGAAGCGCGCCAGCCCGTCGCCCAGATCACCGGCAAGCGCCTCTTCTGGGGCCACGAATTCCGCGTCACCCGCGACACGCTCGACCCGCGCCCGGAGACGGAGCTGCTGGTCGAGGTGGCGCTGGAGCGGCCCTTCGTCCACGCGCTCGACCTTGGCACGGGCACCGGCTGCATCCTGATCTCGCTGCTGAAATCCATGCCCTTCGCGGCGGGAACGGGGACCGATCTGTCGGACGCCGCGCTGGAGGTCGCGAAAAGCAACGCCGAGGCGCTCGGTGTGGCCAAACGCGCCAAGTTCCTGATTTCAGACTGGTTTGCCAATGTGCCGGGGCGCTACGACCTCATCGTCTCGAACCCGCCCTATATCGCGGAAGCCGAGATGGCGGGGCTCTCGCAAGATGTGCGCGAGTGGGAGCCGCTCTCGGCGCTGACCCCCGGCGGAGACGGGCTCGACGCCTATCGCGCGATTGCACGCGGGGCAGGGGCGCGGTTGCTCGCAGGTGGGCGTCTCGCGGTGGAGATCGGCCCGACACAGGCGCAGGCGGTCAGTGACCTCTTCGCCGCACAAGGTTTCGAGCGGATCGAGACCCGCCAAGATCTTGATGGGCGCGACCGCGTCGTTTTGGCGCATAAATCCGGGGATACGGCGGATTGCGGCGCTTCCTGA